The genomic segment CCTGGAGCCGGCGAGAGGGGTCGAACCTCCGACCTGCTGATTACGAATCAGCTGCTCTACCACTGAGCTACGCCGGCCCGAAGTGTTACCTAGCACAGCGGACCAGGCGAGTCAAGGAAGGGACCCCCGCGACAAGCAACGAAGCCCAGAAGCCAGGCCGCAGCAGCCGGTGAGCCGGTAAGAGGTCGCCCACCACCCCCATCAGTTCCTGGGCTTGTCCCCCCCGACACTGAAGATGCCGTACCAGAACCTGGCAGGCGAGAGGACGGCGGACGATTTGCTGCAGTAGCTGGCACACCCGCTCCTTGGGATCGAACTCGCGCCGGTACGCAACGGCGTAGGGTTCGAGGGCAGGCAGGGTAGCCTCTCCCTGCCGAAGCGCCTCTGTAACAGTGTCTGCCGCCAGTTCTGCCCCCTTGAGCGCCTGATAGATCCCCTCCCCCGTCATCGGATCGTAGTACCCCGCGGCATCACCAACGAGCAGGAACCCGTACCCCGCAACCCGCTTTGCTCGACACGCGAGTGGACCCAGGATTCGAAGGGAATTCAGGGGTCCAGCCCCATTGAGCTTCCTCCGTACTGACGGATAGGCCGCGAGGAGTTCGCGAAAGACCTCCTCCCATGGCCGGTGCAGCGGCAGATCCCGTTGGTCCACAACCACAGCGACATTCGCCGTTGCAGCTCTCTGGGGGTTCAGGATGCAGTATCCCGCTCTTCCCAGATACACTTCTCCGAGATCGCCTTGCTCTGCGGGCATCTGAAAGCGCTGGACAAAGGCCACCTTTTGATGGGACGGGTGCCAGGCAAAAAGCCCAAGGCGGCGGGCTACCACAGAGTTGCGACCGTCGGCCCCGATGGTGACGGAGGCAGTGAAGTGGCGCGTTCGCCCATTGGATGCACCGATCACACCGGCAACTCTGTCCCCAGCGCGGATGAGATCCACTGCCCGCCACCCCTCAAGGCATTCGGCCCCGGCACGGCGGGCCGCCTCGAAGAGGAGGGTGTCAAAACGCTCCCGGGGAAGGGCGTACCCGTGTGGTGGAACCCCTTCACCGGGATACGTCCCCGTAAAAATAGTTCCTGCCGAGGTCTCGACCCGCACCCCCCGGATCGGCTGAGGACCGACCCCCTCCAGGGTGTAAAGCACTCCGAGGCGCCTGAGCAACGGGACACACCCCGGGCTGAGATACTCGCCACACGGCTTGTCCCGAGGGAAGTGCCCCTTGTCCAATAGACACACCTGAAACCCAGCTCTGGCCAGCAGGATGGCGGCCGCACTCCCCGCCGGCCCCCCTCCCACAACCAAAACATCCGCAGTGCGTTTCATTCGGTTTCTCCCACCACTACCCGGAACCGCACATCGACCTCGTCCTTGACCGTGATAAAGAGGAAAGATGGGCGCTCGATGGCATAGTCACTCATCTTGAGAGTAGTTTTCCCCTTCACCTCGAGACCTCGGTCACCCAAAATGAGCGTCGCGGGAATACGGAGGTCTTTGGTCACGCCGTGAAGGGCAATTTCCCCTTCCAGTGTAACACCAACCACGCCCGCGTCCTTCCGCAGATCGGCAAGACCGGTCAGGATAAATCGGATCTCCGGAAACTTTCCGACCTCGAGGTAATCCTCCCACATGAGCCGATTGCGTCGACCAATCCCGGTATCGAGGGCCTTCGCCTGAATCGCCACGCAGCCGACCGCATCCTGAAGTCCCTTCGTCATCACGACACCCGAGACCGCGGTGGTCTGACCCTCGAAGTCGTGCAGTCGTGCATCGGCCACAAAGACGACCTCACCCTCCAGGATCATTCGCATCTGGGGAAAAAACCGATCGATGAACAGCCCTAGAGGGATTTCACATGCAGCGAGGGGCTGAACTCGAATGGAGAGAAGCAAAATCAGGCAGAAACTAGCGATCCGGGGCCCGGTCATCTCGATACCTCACGTGCAGCATCCACCAACACTTCTCACAAAGGAACTGCCCGTAAAATCGGGGAGGACCCGTGATAGTCTTGAGCGGGTCCGGTATTGCTGATGGGAAACCTCTTATGGTTTACTGAAAGAGGAAAGCGGAGATTTCGCCCTCGAGATCAATTATGAGCCGCAGGGGGTGTTGTGGCTGCGTAGCTCCCGAATGGTAAAAGTACACAAACCCAGTAACTCCGCGATCTGGCTTGAGGGTGATCTCTTTTAAGAGAACTCCCAGGGTGGTCTCCGGCACCTTTTCCAGGAAGGTTCCCGGTGCGTCCCGTTGGGGACGTACAAAGACTTCCTCCACAAGCTCCGCCATCTCTTCTGCCAACTCCTCCCTTTGGGCAGGGGTCAACGCGGGCGACCTAAACTCGGCATCTCCCACCTTGACCGTATCAGAATCTGACGGATAAGGGGCGATCGCTCCTGGATCTGCCTTGACGGAAAGTCCACGGATTCTCGCACTGTAATAATCGCGCAGCCACTTCTCGGAAATGGGGAGGAACAGCTCCCCGGTCGCATCGGCTAAATACACATGCTCTGGGCCAAAAAGGACCGCTTTCCCCGTACGGTTTCTGAGCGAGACCCGCGCCACAACAATGCGGTCAGCCCGCTTCGAAATGCCGGCCTCTTGTAGTGAGGCCTCCGTTATGGACGCACTCGCCCCTCGCGCCTCGCCAGCCGGCGGGAGACTCGTGATAAAAATCTCGGGTTTAGAAGCACAGCCCACCATCCATAGGATCAGACCACACAGGCACAGGAGTTTCCGCACGCTATTCTCCTTCTGCTCAGTTTCGACGGCCACTCGCTGACATTTCTAGCACTTCCTCGCACTTCCTGCCAAGGAAAACTTAGCTCGCACCAGCGTTCTGCGGGCCGCTGCGTTGGTCTTGACACCGCCGAACGAGTAAGGGATACTTATGTCCCCCCAAAAGGCGGAGGGGTAGAATCGGGGTTGGCCCAGATGTTCCTCGCCCACCTCCGACTGAAGCGTCGATGCAGCAGAGAACGAAACGCTCTTCCGGTGTTTACGGCCTGGGAGGGCGTTCGGTTTTCTGACGTCACGCCGGCTATGATAGTCACCTTGTCAGGAATCCGTAGATGAAATCCATGCCTCTCTGGGGAGGCCAATGTGAAAAAAAATGAAGCGAAGACACCTGATGACCCCTTAAGGGAATTGGTGGAAATCCGCCAACGGATTGCAGTATTGGAAGCCATAGAAGGTGAGCGCAAGCGGGCAGAAGAGGCACTGCGGGAAAGTCAGGAACGTTACCGGATGCTCGCGGAGAATAGCGCAGTAGGCATCTGGCATATTTCTGTGGACGGCTATACGATCTATCTGAATCCCGCCATGTGCGCCATGCTCGAGATTCGGGAACCCGAAGAGGTCGCGGGCAGAACCTACCACTCCTTTTTCACCCATACAAGCCTCGACCGGATTGCGGACGAACATGCCAAGCACCGGCTGGGCATCGCCTCAGTCTACGAAGTCGAAATCGAAGGGAAGCATGGCGGGAGGTGCAATGTCGTCGTCTCCGGGGCACCCCTGTTCTCGGCCGATGGTAAATTAAAAAGCATCATCGCGACCTTCATCGATATCACCAAGCGCAAAGAAGCCGAAGAGGCACTGCGCGAGAGCGAGGAGCATTACAGGGCTGTAGTTGAGAACGTGGCCGACGCGATCGTGATTAGCGTGGAAACAAGGCGAGTCTTCGTGAACAAAGCCTTTCTGGAGCTCCACGGACTTTCCAGCCCGGTCCAGGTTCTGGGAACATCCCTCGACCAATTCATCGTACCCGGGGACAGGCAGCTGGTGACCGAGCGAACGTTAGCGCGACAACAGGGCCGTCCTGCGCCCAGCGTCTACGAATACCGGATCACCAGGCTCGACGGAGAAGTGCGGACGGTCCAAACTTCTTCTGTGCCCATCAGCTACCACGGACAACAAGCCACATTGGCAGTTCTTCGCGATGTCACCGAACTCAAGCGGGCCGAGGCAGAGCTGCAACGGCTCAGTCATCAGTCCGAGCTGATCTTAACTTCGGCGGGCGAAGGTATCTATGGACTCGATGCAGAGGGAAACGCCACTTTTGTAAATCCGGCTGCCGCAAGAATGATTGGATGGGAGATCGAGGAACTGATCGGCCGCCCCATGCACGCGATCCTGCACCACTCGCAACCCGACGGTACCCCCTACCCCGAGGCAGCGTGTCCAATTTACGCTGCGTTGAAGGATAGAGCCGTCCATCGCATGGACACCGAAGTATTCTGGCGAAAGGACGGCACGAGCTTCCCGGTGGAGTATATCAGCACTCCCATTCGCGAACACGGCGAACTCGTGGGTGTGGTCGTTACGTTCAAAGACATCACCGTCGAACGGCAGACGGAGCGGCTTGCCATGTTAGGGCGCGTGGCCGCCGGAGTGGCCCATGAGCTGAACAATGCCCTCAGCGTTGTGCTGGCCTGTGCCCAGCTCCTTCTCAAGCGGACCGATCCCCAGAGCGACGTGTATCACGACCTCGAGCTGATTGAGAAGTATGCCGACACGTGCGGGCGGATCGCACAGGACCTCCGGCGGCTCGGTCGTCCATTGCCGCTGAAGCGGGAGCTCGTCGAGCTCCACCCCCTGATCGAGGAAACACTCAAGCCCCTTGACCTCAACCTGGCGTCCCGGAAGGTTCACGTCAAGGTGATCCTGGACCCACACCTCCCTCCCCTCTCGGCCGATCCCCGGCTCCTCGGCCAGGCGCTGCTTAACCTAATCACCAATGCAGCCGAGGCGATGCCGGAGGGAGGGATTCTCACCGTCAAAGCCCGGTTGCGTCAGAAGGACTCCGTGGAAATTGCCGTTTCGGACACCGGCGTGGGCATTGCCCGGGAGCATCTCAGCCGGATCTTCGAGCCCTTTTTCACGATCAAATCGAGTGGTGAGGGGATGGGGCTTGGCCTGACGATCACCTCACGCATCGTGCAGGATCACGAAGGCAGTCTCGAGGTCAAAAGCGAAGTCGGTCGCGGGAGCACCTTCCGCATTCTCCTGCCTCTTCTCGAGATCCCCAAGTCTACTTCTCAGCCTTTGGATGGCTGATCGGTCTTCTCTCCCTGCTTACCCTGCCCTGAGCAACGAAGGTGTGTAACCTGGGACAACTTCAAGACGTGGGGCACGACTGTCCCAGTTAATTGCAGAGTATTTGTGTTCGCCTCCGTTGGTCCTGGGGCAGCCGTGCCTCAGTTGACGTAAAAGATTTCCCCTCCGCAACGCATCTTTCTCCACTCTTTAGCTGAAGAATCGGGGAGTTACCTCTCGGAGGATAGGACTCCTTCCAGTGGCACCCGCCTTGCTGATTTTAAGTAATTTGGATGAGTCTACAGGGATCCAGGGGAGGCCATTCCGGTAGCAGGAAGGAGGTGTATCATGCTACGGATAGAAGCGTTATTAGCGGATTTCCCCAAGAGCTGGGTCCTCGAGGATGGGACCAAGGTCACCGTACGCCCCATGGTAAAGCAGGACCGGGATAAGCTGGCGCTTTTCTTCAAGCACATTCCTGAGGAAGAGCTGTACTTCCTGAAGGACGACGTAACCGATATCCGGACGATCGACGGTTGGGTTGAGACCCTGAACTACAGTCGGGTGTTGCCACTCGTCGTTGAGGCGAATGGGCGAATAATCGCCGATGCATCATTTCACCGCCGGAGGGAGGGGTGGCGGCGACATCTGGGTAGCGTGCGCGTCGTTGTGGATCCCGACTTCCGGCATAAAGGACTTGCCTCGCACCTGATTGACGACTTGACGGCCATCGCCAGGAAGGAAGGTCTCGAGGGTCTGTACGCAGAGATTCCGGCCGATGATCAGGGTGCCATCGGGGTGTTCCGGGCACGAGGGTTCACGCAGGTAGCCATGTTCGAGCGGAACATCCTCGATCGTGCGGGGAAGTACCACGATCTGGTGGTGTACCGCCTGGAGCTGACCGAAAGAAGGTGACCGCTGGCGCATTAGACGTCGCTGGGATTAGCCAAACCGCGACCGATTTCAGCCACGTTTGCTCGGCATCGCACAGTTATTTACCTCCAGGAGCCGTGGGCAGACGCCGCGTCCTTGTCCATCATGGTGGGTCACGGCATCGTCCACCTTTGGGGTCTGGTGCGGTTCGAGGAGGAACAGCGGGCCCTGCGCGTCGCCGCCGAAGCTGTTCCGGGCGTGCGGAAAGTTCGGGACTACCTGCGCCTGTCGCCAGACCTACTACCCTTTGCCTAGGAAGCGGATCCTCACTACTTAAGGCTTCTCCTGTAGACGGCTTCCGGGCCATCCTTCCTCCTGGGAAGGCGTCCTGCTTTTGAAATCAAAAGAGAAATCGCGCCAGGCCGAGACGGAGGGGTTGGGCAAGGGTGTGGCTTGGCCCTGGATTTGCAACGGGTACATGACATACATACCCATCTACTCTATAATTATTAGATCACCAGCACCCCTCTCATAAATGCTTACAGTGCGGCTTCTGCAAACACCCTTTACGAACATATGCAGAAAGTGGCAAGTGTTTTCTGGGATCACCGGTTCTTACCACCCAACAGGAGGGAAACAATGAGGCGTTGGATTATTGTTCTCTCTCTTGCCATGCCATTCGCAACGATACTTTCCCTCCAGGGGTCCCTGTCGGCACAAACACCCCCTTCCCCAGAGCAGAAAATTGCCGCTCAGGTGAACGGAAAAACCATCACCTACCAGGAGCTGGACAACGAATTTCATGCTCGCACCCGGGTCCCATTTGAGAAGGTCCAGGATGATCCCGACGCGCAAAAAGTCCGAAAACAGATATTGGAACAGATCATTGACGAAGAATTGTTGATGCGGGAAGCGGAAAGACAGAAGATGCGAGTGACCCCAGAAATGGTCGATGAACGCTTCAAGAACATCCGGGACCGTTTCCCCTCTGAAGAGGCCTTCAACCAAGCCCTGAATTCCAGAGGGATCACAGCGGAGAAACTGCGTGACAATATCCACAAGGGATTGTTGCGCCAACAGATCATCGATGAGGAGGTCTCGCAAAAAGTCTCTGTCTCTCCAGAGGAATCACAGTCCTTCTTCCAGGAACACAAAGATGATTACGTGCAGGAAGAAGCGGTACACGCCAGGCATATCTTATTTAGAGTAGCTGCTGATGCATCCCCTGAAGACGACCACAAGGCAAAGGACCGGGCGAATGCGGTGTTGACTAAGGCGAAAAATGGAGACAATTTCGCCAAGCTGGCACAGGAGTTTTCTGAGGGTCCGACGAAAGAGAAGGGAGGCGACCTCGGCTATCTCGGTCGGGGGAAAATGGTGAAGCCTTTCGAAGATGCTGCCTTCAAACTCAAAGCCGGCGAGATCAGCGATCCGGTGCGGACCAGGTTCGGCTACCACATCATTAAGGTGGAAGACCGAAAAGAGGCCAAGCATCTCTCCTATGAGGAAGCACAAGATCAAGTAAGACAGAAGGTGACGGAAGAAAAAGCGATTGCACTGTATCGGGAATATATCGCAACACTGAGTGCCCAGGTCACCGTCACCGTCAATTTGAAGTAGCTCTCACCTGTTCGGGGCCAGCCTCGACACGGATAGCTTCTGACCTGGTCGATCCCACCGGAGACATCGCTTCCCTTTTTTCCGAGTTCCACCCGATGAAACGAGTTTCGACGCGGGCTGAATTTTGAGGCCTGAACTCAACGGATTTGCCCCCCGACAGGAGCCACAAGGCCCTTGTGCACCCCTCTTCGGTTGTCCCTAAGCCATTAAAAAACCAGCCTGGTCGTATCTGTTACACCACCTGAATGCATGCATGCAAAAACTGCATATTGACATGTAGTTAACGCGGAAACTATGTTTCATTCTCCGGGCCACCGTCACTGCTTCCAGGGGGCTGCCATCCTTTATCGAGAGGACGCACTCGCCCGATAAGTGGCGCCAATAGTCAGCACGGGGATTTCGTCCTTTCACGGGGAGGTGAAGCGATGCGAACGCTGATGGGGACTATCATCGGCTTGCTGTTCTTGGGCACGCTGGGGCTCCAAACGGGGATGGCGGCACAGTCCAGGAGCGCAGACACAACGCGCGAACCCGCGAACATCCGTGTCAGGGAGGTCAGGCGAGAATCGCAGGCGGAAGGGCTCTTGATAATCTATGAATTAGAGAACGCCTCGGTCAAACGCTGGGACCTGAATCGCGCCGAAGTGCACGTATTTGATCACGACGGCAGGCGGATCGGCCTCGTCCGTCCCTTGTTGACGCTGTTCCGCCTGGAACGGGGGACCGTGGAGTTTTTCCGGGCGCGAATTCCGTCGACAATCCTGCCAGAGGCGCACCGCCTCGAGGTCCAACTCTTCGTGGAGAAGTTTACGGGCTACCCGGTTGCCGATCCAGTTCCCCAACGCTTGGTTTATGCCTTTCCCATGAAGCCACGGCCGACGCAGGCCCGGTTTCAGGCAACGCATGCCCGCCTCCTCCGGGGAATAGGGAGACTCCAAGTGGAACGTGCCGGGATGGTGGAATGGGAAGGGAGCCCTCGGGCCATCGTCCTGCGCCTGACCAACCGAGGTCGTGAGACCCTTTCAGACGTTGTCCTCCAGGGGGAGATCATGGGAACCAACGGACCGATCCAGCAGTTCAGGCTTCCTGTGTCGCCCAAGTACCTCCGGCCCGGGGCCGAGGCGTATGTATCCGTCGCGGTCCCCAAGGCTATCGTTAACCGAGCAAAAGGAATTTCGCTCCACGCCTTCTACCTCAAGGCAAAAGAAGGGGACGCTGTTAGATATGTTGAGGATCTGAAGTTTCGCGGGAGAGGAGGCAGTGACGAACTGGCGGGAAGCTTCAAACCAGCGGGAGGGGCGTCCCAGTAAAATCGCGACCCCTTCTTCGTAAACCCGTACAACAATCCTGCCCCGAGGCGAGATTGGAGCGAACGACTCATGACACTCAGGACCTTCTGGAATGTCCTGCGGTCTCGGGAGAGGAGATCGGCCATGTTTTCGGGATCGGCGTCACCCGTCCTGCAGACGATCTATCAGGGCTTTCAAGAGCAACGGCGGACCATTGACCACCTCAAACGCTATGAAGATGTTACGTATGACGTCGTCGTCCGCCGGTTTGCCTCTCTCCGGCAGGACCTGGCTGCGATCTTCCATGTACCAGGGGAGCAGGCCGTCATCGACCGGCGGGTCCAAGAACGGCGGAAAGCTCAGCAGCCTGTTGCCCTCGATCGGCGGAAAGGGATCGACCGGCGGGTATCGCGGCAGGGGAAAGCACCACACTTTCATGGGGAGCCAGGGAGTGCGTAAGTAGTCCATACGGACGATAAGAATCCCACGGGCGTCGGGGCAACCTCGGCGCCCGTGGTGTTTCTGGCTTTCGCTGGGTCTCGTGGGATTTTTCCTCTCAAGGGCACAATTTCGGGTATACAGTCTAGGGGGCTGGGACTGTGCCCATATTCACCCCCTTGTAAAAACAAACAAGAGCACCTATCCTAGCCATAATCGCGGCAGAGTCGGTGTGGTTGAGCGCGCCTTTGACGGGGAGTTTCCGTCGATGCTGGGCGA from the Candidatus Methylomirabilota bacterium genome contains:
- a CDS encoding BON domain-containing protein; protein product: MYLQEPWADAASLSIMVGHGIVHLWGLVRFEEEQRALRVAAEAVPGVRKVRDYLRLSPDLLPFA
- a CDS encoding GNAT family N-acetyltransferase: MLRIEALLADFPKSWVLEDGTKVTVRPMVKQDRDKLALFFKHIPEEELYFLKDDVTDIRTIDGWVETLNYSRVLPLVVEANGRIIADASFHRRREGWRRHLGSVRVVVDPDFRHKGLASHLIDDLTAIARKEGLEGLYAEIPADDQGAIGVFRARGFTQVAMFERNILDRAGKYHDLVVYRLELTERR
- a CDS encoding YceI family protein, with the translated sequence MTGPRIASFCLILLLSIRVQPLAACEIPLGLFIDRFFPQMRMILEGEVVFVADARLHDFEGQTTAVSGVVMTKGLQDAVGCVAIQAKALDTGIGRRNRLMWEDYLEVGKFPEIRFILTGLADLRKDAGVVGVTLEGEIALHGVTKDLRIPATLILGDRGLEVKGKTTLKMSDYAIERPSFLFITVKDEVDVRFRVVVGETE
- a CDS encoding peptidylprolyl isomerase, which encodes MRRWIIVLSLAMPFATILSLQGSLSAQTPPSPEQKIAAQVNGKTITYQELDNEFHARTRVPFEKVQDDPDAQKVRKQILEQIIDEELLMREAERQKMRVTPEMVDERFKNIRDRFPSEEAFNQALNSRGITAEKLRDNIHKGLLRQQIIDEEVSQKVSVSPEESQSFFQEHKDDYVQEEAVHARHILFRVAADASPEDDHKAKDRANAVLTKAKNGDNFAKLAQEFSEGPTKEKGGDLGYLGRGKMVKPFEDAAFKLKAGEISDPVRTRFGYHIIKVEDRKEAKHLSYEEAQDQVRQKVTEEKAIALYREYIATLSAQVTVTVNLK
- a CDS encoding PAS domain S-box protein; translated protein: MKKNEAKTPDDPLRELVEIRQRIAVLEAIEGERKRAEEALRESQERYRMLAENSAVGIWHISVDGYTIYLNPAMCAMLEIREPEEVAGRTYHSFFTHTSLDRIADEHAKHRLGIASVYEVEIEGKHGGRCNVVVSGAPLFSADGKLKSIIATFIDITKRKEAEEALRESEEHYRAVVENVADAIVISVETRRVFVNKAFLELHGLSSPVQVLGTSLDQFIVPGDRQLVTERTLARQQGRPAPSVYEYRITRLDGEVRTVQTSSVPISYHGQQATLAVLRDVTELKRAEAELQRLSHQSELILTSAGEGIYGLDAEGNATFVNPAAARMIGWEIEELIGRPMHAILHHSQPDGTPYPEAACPIYAALKDRAVHRMDTEVFWRKDGTSFPVEYISTPIREHGELVGVVVTFKDITVERQTERLAMLGRVAAGVAHELNNALSVVLACAQLLLKRTDPQSDVYHDLELIEKYADTCGRIAQDLRRLGRPLPLKRELVELHPLIEETLKPLDLNLASRKVHVKVILDPHLPPLSADPRLLGQALLNLITNAAEAMPEGGILTVKARLRQKDSVEIAVSDTGVGIAREHLSRIFEPFFTIKSSGEGMGLGLTITSRIVQDHEGSLEVKSEVGRGSTFRILLPLLEIPKSTSQPLDG
- a CDS encoding geranylgeranyl reductase family protein, giving the protein MKRTADVLVVGGGPAGSAAAILLARAGFQVCLLDKGHFPRDKPCGEYLSPGCVPLLRRLGVLYTLEGVGPQPIRGVRVETSAGTIFTGTYPGEGVPPHGYALPRERFDTLLFEAARRAGAECLEGWRAVDLIRAGDRVAGVIGASNGRTRHFTASVTIGADGRNSVVARRLGLFAWHPSHQKVAFVQRFQMPAEQGDLGEVYLGRAGYCILNPQRAATANVAVVVDQRDLPLHRPWEEVFRELLAAYPSVRRKLNGAGPLNSLRILGPLACRAKRVAGYGFLLVGDAAGYYDPMTGEGIYQALKGAELAADTVTEALRQGEATLPALEPYAVAYRREFDPKERVCQLLQQIVRRPLACQVLVRHLQCRGGQAQELMGVVGDLLPAHRLLRPGFWASLLVAGVPSLTRLVRCAR